The segment AAAGGCATGCGCTGGGTGCGTGACCTGCGCCGTTGGGCACAGGGAGAAGCCACCCGTCAGGCCAAAGATGGGGGCGATCTGGTCGCCACTGTTTCCAGTCCGACCCGCAATGCAGGCAAGTACACGGTGGTCTGGGACGGCAAAAACGACAAGAAAGCGCTGGTCGATCAGGGAGACTACTACATCTGTGTGGAAGAGGCCCGAGAACACGGCCCTTACCAGTTGGTCCGCAAAAAAGTCACCATCGGCAACAGTCCAGCCAAACAAAGTCTGGGCTCGGATGGCGAGCTGAAGGATGTGTCCATTGAGCTCCGCAAGAGAAAATAACCCTCCAGCCAAAACCGGGGCTGCACGCAAAGCCCGTCCCCTCAAGACCAGAACCTATGGCCTTTTCCGCTGGCTGCACGTGTACATTTCGATGTTCAGTTTGCTGATTGTGCTGTTCTTCTCGGTGACTGGCATCACCCTGAACCATCCCGATTGGGTGTTCGGCAACGTGGAAACCCGGCAGGAGTACTCTGGAACCCTCCCAGAGGGCTGGAAAACCGGAAATCAGGTGAACTGGCTGAAGGTGGTGGAACACGTGCG is part of the Deinococcus misasensis DSM 22328 genome and harbors:
- a CDS encoding DUF2271 domain-containing protein; translation: MSEPKSRYLSRRNFLTRSAALASTLLVGRMAFAQSATKNSKFNDDLEMAISFELEQPSGGRYNRPYVAVWIENESGYPVRTVSLWMLTSAKGMRWVRDLRRWAQGEATRQAKDGGDLVATVSSPTRNAGKYTVVWDGKNDKKALVDQGDYYICVEEAREHGPYQLVRKKVTIGNSPAKQSLGSDGELKDVSIELRKRK